cacacacacactgcatgtatatatatctgCGTGCATCTATATCACTAATACTGATATATCCCGTAGTCGTTTTGTGTGGCTATAATGTTGTTAGTGGTTAGTGTGTAATCAAAGTCTTCATTGAACGTAGTTGCCATATTAGCAGCCATCTCAAATTGCTCATCGATCTGCACAATTAGTTTTGAataaatatatgaatatattcTTGATCGTCGAATTAAATATACGTACATAAATCGATCCTTAAATTGGATAGTGATATGTGTATCTGTTTTATGACATAATTTTTAGTACATTATCATATACCTTGTCTTGAAGATGAACGTTTGCTGCTTGCAGTATCCCCTcctacatatatacatatgtatataAACTTGATCACTACAACGTTTTAtgtatatatgtgttgaagATAATTAATGAATCTGATTAAGCTGATTCATTACCTTGTTCTTCAGTAACTGAATTTCTTGAAACATAATATTCATCTATATCATGAAATCATCGATTAATTAATcatgaaaatttcgacttgtatATACATATGTGTGTGTAGATGTGTTATATATAGATAGtgtgtgcatatatatatataatatatatatatatatatatatataccttagTTGAGCGGATATGATACATGGACATCTCGAGATGTTTCTCCAAAACATTCAATTCACTCAAACTCATTGCACCTCCAGCTCCTCCATTTATGAAACTGTAGTAAAAAAAAGGGAATTACTTTGATTAACTAATTATAATGAAAACAGTTCAGTAAATTAATGTTACAAGAATCTTGTGTACATATATGCTGGGACAAATGAAAATCAATTACATACTTTTACCTTAATCCTTTCTGGAGTACCTCAATTTCTTGCTTCAGCATACAAATTTCCTTATTCGGGTCCTGCAATTAAATTTCTGAGAGTTGCACGAGTGGAAATTTTTGTTCCGCGCTCGACGAATTTATGTACATATATATTGTGTATAGTTCATAAGTTtgtaatttgttttaaaatggAGTGGATCAAATATTGGCACTACACTTTGATCATATCATGTCACAGTAGTAAAAATAATATTCCCAAGATTAAGAGAATAAATTTTCATTAGAATTTATTAGCAGCCACCCTAATCAAGAtgtaattttattctttaatttGTAGAATTAATAATGAGTAATGGTCTAtaattatgtgtgtgtgtgtgtgtgtgtgtgtaggttGAGATCTGTTGAGTAAATGTAAGtaccataatatatatatatatatatatatatatatatatataggttgAGAAATGTTGAGTAAATGTAAGTACCATAAGATGGTTGTCCAATTTAGGGTCTTCAGCTGCGGCTCCGGGGTTACACTTGATGTACCTTTCAATCAATTCTTGCATGGTTCTTCCACAAAATACAGAATAtcaaaatacatatatatacatcgatatttttaaattttcatatatCATGGCACGAGATCATATATGAATATGTGGTTTTGCTACTTATTTTGTAAGTATAACCAACTCGCAGCGCGCCGCCAACCGTAGGAGTCATGACATCGATAAAAATGTCTAAATTAGAATTCGCGATGATCAGAGTTAAtctatattttaattttcatcatatatatgactgatatttatataaataaaaaatgtgaTTGATTGAAGAGTAATTAAGCAtagaatttataataataatacccTTTGGTGGCTTGTTGGTATAGCTTTCCGTGGGCGGAGAAAATGAAAACTCCAATTTCAGCATCGCACAACACAGACAGCTCCTTAGCCTTCTTGAGGAGCCCCGCACGACGCTTGCAAAAGGTCACCTGCCGGTGCACCGGATTCTCGATCCTCTTCATCTGAATCTTTCCACGAGCCATCgaacaaatat
This window of the Primulina tabacum isolate GXHZ01 chromosome 12, ASM2559414v2, whole genome shotgun sequence genome carries:
- the LOC142520887 gene encoding agamous-like MADS-box protein AGL12; this translates as MARGKIQMKRIENPVHRQVTFCKRRAGLLKKAKELSVLCDAEIGVFIFSAHGKLYQQATKGTMQELIERYIKCNPGAAAEDPKLDNHLMDPNKEICMLKQEIEVLQKGLSFINGGAGGAMSLSELNVLEKHLEMSMYHIRSTKMNIMFQEIQLLKNKEGILQAANVHLQDKIDEQFEMAANMATTFNEDFDYTLTTNNIIATQNDYGIYQY